From the genome of Hymenobacter sp. PAMC 26628, one region includes:
- a CDS encoding C25 family cysteine peptidase, producing MKQLNTRKLVQWVAWAWLVLLSGGAARAQSGPYGNEWIVPGQAYYKIKIIRDALYRLDYDYLTKAGLGNGIDPSRLQLWRRGKELAVYQGGAPATFDANTYLEFYGQRNDGVLDRDLYHADRDQPHQLYSFYTDTAAYFLTYPGSTGPSGRRMAEAQSAGGGTPHAWWLFAPAQAITTTYVEDPVGPNQVTFLPWLGSSEGFRSSTIPGGNNSNGIFDGVVGGLRAVPGAGSAPAPTIEVGLGGGTLMPHSTQVAVANPANPNVFRTLGTVTYNNYDNVTRRFTLLRSDVGPDGTVRIRCSVPVTSTISSTRDAFRVSYLRAVVPQASRWFKGGPQFFRSDSTLSAPATFEVDSIPATARGYDVHDPWNVQRIAPAAAQTLGALGRRFVFPSATAAQSRRLLLADAALAEVPAAPRRLVFRALNARATFAIITHPQVYGASKAPRLYAGYRASAAGGAYDTLVVTAPQLYDQFHYGERSWLALRHFSLWLVAGAPTNPNRYLLLLGKGIVPSEYSYQGRLFRTNGEMGFDLVPTSSRAVSDNMISADFRAGDYRAKIRTGRLTVVNEQQVLNYLAKLKQHEALGLAPWRKNVLHLAAGINQTEADDFRATLDHGKARVEQPYFGGTVVATREVVSTSGFPVPVNIAAELNTGLSLISYFGHASNNTFLLDFSAPSDQSSGYTNTGKYPFLFLNGCAANHTFTTAYTRVEDWLFAPNAGALGSLAEYGLSYPAELSVSQDLMYQVMLNDPAYYGQPITAIHDEVVRRLQATALFKDDVGTEQLLGTGWQGDPALTLYAPAKPDFVASSAALAVASANPPTDVTAASASFLLNIGVSNPGKVTREPVEIRVTRSYAGTSRPDDVYTQVFRQAFRRDTVYAFPITNTVVNGVNVFGNNQFTVELDYQKKVAELDETNNTATLSYTFLQGGVTVLNPPEFAIVPTRTPRLVAQTNDPNGPARLFNVELDTTAAFNSPLVQRTDITAPLLVSWRPTLPTIAGRDSVVWYWRTRFAVAAAGEDGRWATSSFRVIDGTSGWSQSHYAQLQRNTLKGANVAGPNGRWTFDAQTTRATITSARIGPAQEWKTLLHQVTRGNGTSSFRLRLLGIDANGVTKELNANVPSSRFSLAGISATDYPYLQLELSVADTNRVAPQLREWLVLYTGVPEGIVRRDLVPAATYAPAALLAQASGTGKLAFPVQFENVSALPFGAPMRVKTEVFDSNTNTQVASVVQTVTAPLQPDAILTQNVEVPLTGKFGNLSTRVTFNPLPVAPTDPNALPELTHVNNELNLAPFQVGNTSVPPVLDVAFDGRHILNGEIVSPRPVVSIQLTDTDKLRPLADASAFTVYLQAGTGPATAVNVLGPDATFRVETTAAGSTAYLDYHPGRTTPLPDGTYTLRAQGRNTANLSAAAQEFQVKFTVVNASQITNVYPYPNPVTSKARFVFTVTGQELPRNMKIQIMTLTGRVVREIFMGELGALHLGNNLTDFAWDGTDQYGDRLANGTYLYRVSLDDPDGKFSQRATSGDQAFKNDWGKLVLLR from the coding sequence ATGAAACAACTCAATACCCGCAAACTGGTGCAATGGGTGGCGTGGGCGTGGCTGGTGCTGCTGAGCGGCGGCGCGGCGCGCGCGCAGTCGGGGCCCTACGGCAACGAGTGGATTGTGCCCGGCCAGGCGTACTACAAGATAAAAATCATCCGCGACGCCCTCTACCGCCTCGACTACGACTACCTGACCAAAGCCGGCCTCGGCAACGGCATCGACCCCAGCCGCTTGCAGCTGTGGCGGCGCGGCAAGGAGCTGGCCGTGTACCAGGGCGGGGCCCCCGCCACGTTCGACGCCAACACGTACCTGGAGTTCTACGGCCAGCGCAACGACGGCGTCCTCGACCGCGACCTGTACCACGCCGACCGCGACCAGCCCCACCAGCTCTACAGTTTCTACACCGACACGGCCGCGTATTTCCTGACCTACCCGGGCTCCACGGGGCCCTCGGGCCGGCGCATGGCCGAGGCGCAGTCGGCCGGCGGGGGCACGCCGCACGCGTGGTGGCTGTTTGCCCCGGCCCAGGCCATAACTACTACGTACGTAGAGGACCCGGTGGGGCCCAACCAGGTCACTTTTCTGCCCTGGCTGGGGTCGAGCGAAGGCTTTCGTTCCAGCACCATCCCCGGGGGGAATAACAGCAACGGCATTTTCGATGGCGTGGTGGGCGGGCTGCGCGCCGTGCCGGGCGCGGGGTCCGCGCCGGCCCCCACCATCGAGGTGGGCCTGGGCGGCGGCACCTTGATGCCGCACTCCACCCAAGTAGCGGTGGCCAACCCCGCGAATCCCAACGTGTTTCGCACGCTGGGCACCGTTACGTATAATAACTACGACAACGTGACGCGCCGCTTCACGCTGCTGCGCTCCGATGTGGGGCCCGACGGCACGGTACGCATCCGGTGCTCGGTACCGGTCACCAGCACCATCAGCTCCACCCGCGACGCCTTCCGGGTGTCGTACCTGCGGGCAGTGGTGCCGCAGGCCAGCCGCTGGTTCAAAGGCGGGCCCCAATTTTTCCGCAGTGACTCCACGCTGAGCGCCCCGGCCACGTTTGAGGTGGACAGCATTCCGGCCACCGCGCGCGGCTACGACGTGCACGACCCCTGGAACGTGCAGCGCATCGCGCCCGCCGCCGCCCAAACCCTGGGAGCCCTGGGGCGGCGCTTCGTGTTTCCAAGCGCCACCGCGGCGCAGTCGCGCCGCCTGCTGCTGGCCGATGCCGCGCTGGCTGAAGTACCGGCTGCGCCGCGCCGCCTGGTGTTCCGCGCCCTCAATGCCCGGGCCACTTTCGCCATCATCACGCACCCGCAGGTGTACGGCGCCTCCAAGGCGCCGCGGCTGTACGCGGGCTACCGGGCCTCGGCGGCCGGCGGGGCCTACGACACGCTGGTAGTGACGGCCCCGCAGCTCTACGACCAGTTTCACTACGGCGAGCGGTCGTGGCTGGCACTGCGCCACTTCAGCCTGTGGCTGGTGGCCGGGGCCCCCACCAACCCCAACCGCTACTTGCTGCTGCTGGGCAAGGGCATTGTGCCCAGCGAATATTCCTACCAAGGCCGCCTCTTCCGCACCAACGGTGAAATGGGCTTCGACCTAGTGCCCACCAGCTCCCGGGCCGTGTCGGACAATATGATTTCGGCGGATTTTCGGGCCGGCGACTACCGGGCCAAAATTCGCACCGGCCGCCTCACGGTGGTGAATGAACAGCAGGTGCTCAATTACTTGGCTAAACTTAAGCAGCACGAAGCGCTGGGCCTGGCCCCGTGGCGCAAAAACGTGCTGCACTTAGCGGCTGGTATAAACCAAACAGAAGCTGATGATTTTAGAGCTACGTTAGACCATGGCAAAGCGCGGGTGGAGCAACCTTATTTTGGCGGCACTGTCGTAGCCACCCGTGAGGTTGTGAGTACCAGCGGCTTCCCTGTACCGGTCAATATTGCTGCTGAATTAAACACTGGTTTGTCGCTTATTAGCTACTTCGGCCACGCTTCCAATAACACTTTTTTGCTCGATTTTAGTGCGCCTTCTGATCAATCCAGCGGCTATACTAACACTGGGAAATACCCGTTCTTGTTTCTGAATGGTTGTGCTGCTAACCACACCTTCACCACCGCCTATACCCGCGTTGAGGATTGGTTATTCGCGCCCAACGCTGGAGCCTTGGGTTCGTTGGCTGAGTATGGCCTGAGCTACCCTGCTGAACTGAGTGTGTCGCAGGACCTGATGTACCAAGTGATGCTGAACGACCCGGCGTACTACGGCCAACCTATCACGGCCATCCACGACGAAGTAGTGCGGCGCTTGCAAGCAACGGCGTTGTTTAAGGACGATGTGGGCACGGAGCAGCTGCTGGGCACCGGCTGGCAGGGCGACCCCGCGCTGACGCTTTACGCACCGGCCAAGCCCGACTTTGTGGCCAGCAGCGCGGCCCTGGCCGTGGCCTCGGCCAACCCGCCCACCGACGTGACGGCGGCCTCGGCCTCGTTTCTGCTGAACATTGGGGTGAGCAATCCCGGCAAAGTCACCCGCGAGCCGGTGGAAATCCGCGTGACCCGAAGCTACGCCGGTACCAGCCGGCCCGACGACGTGTACACGCAGGTGTTCCGCCAGGCGTTTCGGCGCGATACGGTGTACGCCTTCCCCATCACCAATACCGTGGTGAACGGTGTGAACGTGTTTGGCAACAACCAGTTCACGGTGGAGCTGGACTACCAGAAGAAGGTGGCCGAGCTGGACGAAACCAACAACACCGCGACGCTTAGCTACACCTTTTTGCAGGGCGGCGTGACGGTGCTCAACCCGCCCGAATTTGCCATTGTGCCCACCCGCACGCCCCGCCTGGTGGCCCAAACCAACGACCCCAACGGCCCGGCCCGCCTCTTCAACGTGGAGCTGGACACCACGGCGGCCTTCAACAGCCCGCTCGTGCAGCGCACCGACATTACGGCCCCGCTGCTGGTGAGCTGGCGGCCCACGCTGCCCACCATCGCCGGGCGCGACAGCGTGGTGTGGTACTGGCGCACGCGCTTTGCGGTAGCCGCCGCGGGCGAAGACGGCCGCTGGGCCACCAGCTCGTTCCGCGTAATTGACGGAACCAGCGGCTGGTCGCAGAGCCACTACGCCCAGCTGCAGCGCAACACCCTGAAGGGCGCGAACGTGGCGGGCCCTAACGGCCGCTGGACGTTCGACGCGCAAACCACGCGGGCCACCATCACCTCGGCCCGCATCGGCCCGGCGCAGGAGTGGAAAACGCTGCTGCACCAGGTGACGCGCGGCAACGGCACGAGCAGCTTCCGCCTGCGCCTGCTGGGCATCGACGCGAACGGCGTCACCAAAGAATTGAACGCCAACGTGCCGTCGTCGCGGTTTTCGCTGGCCGGCATTTCGGCCACTGATTACCCGTACTTGCAGCTGGAGCTGAGCGTGGCCGACACCAACCGCGTGGCCCCGCAGCTGCGCGAGTGGCTGGTGCTGTATACCGGCGTGCCCGAGGGCATCGTGCGGCGCGACCTGGTGCCGGCCGCTACTTATGCGCCCGCCGCGCTGCTGGCTCAGGCTAGCGGCACGGGCAAGCTGGCCTTCCCGGTGCAGTTCGAAAACGTGTCGGCGCTGCCCTTTGGGGCCCCGATGCGGGTGAAAACGGAGGTGTTCGACAGCAACACCAACACCCAGGTGGCGTCGGTGGTCCAGACCGTAACGGCGCCCTTGCAGCCCGACGCCATCCTGACCCAAAACGTGGAAGTGCCTTTGACGGGCAAGTTTGGTAATCTGTCCACGCGGGTGACGTTTAACCCGTTGCCGGTGGCTCCTACCGATCCCAATGCACTGCCCGAACTCACGCACGTCAACAACGAGCTGAACCTGGCGCCCTTCCAGGTGGGCAACACCAGTGTGCCGCCGGTGCTCGACGTGGCCTTCGACGGCCGCCACATCCTCAACGGCGAAATCGTGTCGCCGCGCCCCGTGGTCAGCATTCAGCTCACCGACACCGACAAGCTGCGGCCCCTGGCCGACGCCTCGGCCTTCACCGTGTACCTGCAAGCGGGCACCGGCCCGGCCACGGCCGTGAACGTGCTGGGCCCCGACGCCACCTTCCGCGTAGAGACTACCGCCGCCGGCAGCACCGCCTACCTCGACTACCACCCCGGCCGCACCACCCCGCTGCCCGACGGCACCTACACCCTGCGCGCGCAGGGCCGCAACACGGCCAACCTCAGCGCCGCGGCCCAGGAGTTCCAGGTGAAATTCACGGTTGTGAACGCCTCGCAAATCACCAACGTGTACCCCTACCCGAACCCGGTGACGAGCAAGGCGCGCTTCGTGTTCACGGTGACGGGCCAGGAACTGCCGCGCAACATGAAAATCCAGATCATGACCTTGACGGGACGCGTGGTGCGCGAGATTTTCATGGGCGAGCTGGGGGCCCTGCACCTGGGCAACAACCTCACCGACTTCGCCTGGGACGGCACCGATCAGTACGGCGACCGCCTCGCCAACGGCACCTACCTCTACCGTGTCAGCCTCGACGACCCGGACGGTAAGTTCTCGCAGCGTGCCACCAGCGGCGACCAAGCCTTCAAAAACGACTGGGGCAAGCTGGTGCTGCTGCGGTAG
- a CDS encoding CCA tRNA nucleotidyltransferase, with protein sequence MNTPELPDLPIFRTIADAAGALGQPAYVIGGYVRDLALGRASKDIDVVTVGDGIALAEEVGRRLPGRGKVTVFKNFGTAMLPTQEAGEIEFVGARKESYRAESRKPEVETGTLEDDLARRDFTINALGLSLNPADFGALVDRYGGMQDLSTQTIRTPLGPDVTFSDDPLRMMRAVRFASQLGFDIEPDTYDAIVRNKERIKIVSQERITTELNKIIESPLPSYGFKLLFQTGLLHLVFPKMAQLYGVEKVGKQTHKDNFYHTLQVLDNVAAAGGDLWLRWAAVLHDIAKPATKRYFPAQGWTFHGHEDKGARWVPGIFADLKLPQGEEMRMVQKLVRLHLRPIALVKETVTAAAVRRLLFEAGDDIDRLMLLCRADITSKDHERKARYLRNFTEVEEKLKEVEAQDHLRNFKPVITGEIIMEAFGLKPSKDVGELKNAVLEAILEGTIKNEMAEAWAFLLQQGAARGLRPEGTSFHSPV encoded by the coding sequence ATGAACACGCCCGAACTGCCCGATTTGCCCATCTTTCGCACCATCGCCGACGCGGCCGGGGCCCTCGGCCAGCCGGCCTACGTCATCGGCGGCTACGTGCGCGACCTGGCCCTGGGCCGCGCCAGCAAGGACATCGACGTGGTGACCGTGGGCGACGGCATTGCCCTGGCCGAGGAGGTGGGGCGCCGCCTGCCCGGGCGGGGCAAAGTGACGGTGTTCAAGAACTTCGGCACCGCCATGCTGCCCACCCAGGAGGCCGGCGAAATCGAGTTTGTGGGGGCCCGGAAGGAGAGCTACCGCGCCGAAAGCCGCAAGCCCGAGGTGGAAACCGGCACGCTGGAAGACGACCTGGCCCGGCGCGACTTCACCATCAACGCCTTGGGCCTGAGCCTGAACCCAGCCGACTTTGGGGCCCTGGTGGACCGCTACGGCGGGATGCAGGACTTGAGCACGCAGACCATTCGCACGCCGCTGGGGCCCGACGTAACGTTTTCGGACGACCCGCTGCGCATGATGCGCGCCGTGCGTTTTGCCTCGCAACTGGGGTTTGATATTGAGCCCGATACCTACGATGCCATCGTGCGCAATAAGGAGCGCATCAAGATCGTGTCGCAGGAGCGGATTACGACCGAGCTGAACAAGATTATCGAGTCGCCGCTGCCCAGCTACGGGTTTAAGCTGCTGTTCCAGACCGGGTTGCTGCACCTCGTCTTCCCGAAGATGGCGCAGCTTTACGGCGTGGAGAAGGTGGGCAAGCAGACACACAAGGACAATTTTTACCACACGCTGCAAGTGCTCGACAACGTGGCGGCGGCCGGCGGCGACTTGTGGCTGCGCTGGGCCGCCGTGCTGCACGACATCGCCAAGCCCGCCACCAAGCGCTACTTCCCGGCCCAGGGCTGGACGTTCCACGGCCACGAGGACAAAGGGGCCCGGTGGGTGCCGGGCATTTTTGCCGACCTGAAGCTGCCCCAGGGCGAGGAGATGCGCATGGTGCAAAAGCTGGTGCGCCTGCACCTGCGCCCCATCGCGCTGGTGAAGGAAACCGTGACCGCCGCCGCCGTGCGCCGCTTGCTCTTCGAGGCCGGCGACGACATCGACCGGCTGATGCTGTTGTGCCGGGCCGACATCACCAGCAAGGACCACGAGCGCAAGGCCCGCTACCTGCGCAACTTCACGGAGGTGGAGGAGAAGCTGAAGGAGGTGGAAGCCCAGGACCACCTGCGCAACTTCAAGCCCGTCATCACCGGCGAAATCATCATGGAAGCCTTTGGCCTCAAGCCCTCGAAGGACGTGGGCGAGCTGAAAAATGCCGTGCTCGAAGCCATTCTGGAGGGCACCATTAAAAACGAAATGGCCGAAGCCTGGGCCTTCCTGTTGCAGCAGGGGGCGGCCCGGGGGCTTCGGCCGGAAGGAACCTCATTTCACTCACCAGTCTGA
- a CDS encoding PspC domain-containing protein, with protein MKKNISINLQGLIFHIEEDGYEVLGRYLAEVKAHFASFRGHQDIVADIEGRIAEIFSARLSAAKQVITLEDVEAMTAKMGRVSDFASDLDEDDDVETAGTFAGAPTAGAYAGSAAGPAAAAADGAPKRLFRDMAHRKIAGVAAGLAQYFAINPLWVRLAFVALALFKPALHIGHTMDFDNPVNFSGFAVLLYVILWVLLPKRYDAPNPDDIAPGTGPLAGRRLFRDTDTGKIGGVAAGLAYYFNLDVTLVRVVLLAGLFAGGFTLILYLILWVVAPEAKTVSEKMQMRGEGVTLSGIDNNLRATALDADGNPVATAPNRPVGAFLEGAARGARPAVSFLGTLIRWGVGALLIFTGGSMLLSLFTMLGVVAGLLPSASVRGNGWGGLHYDNGSSAQGFAAVLHNVQPWAGVAALLAVGIPVLALVLLGLRLILRRSVLGRLGGLSLLGLWLVGVAGTAVAGGQLAREFRTRGSVTTTRPLAPVPGRSLVLAMRSGDDEDGDEFFESVDVNIAPADSGRTPFIEQEVRARGASAAAARQMATSSVHYSFTQQDSVLTLDQGFTLTNDAPFRNQKVTLTLHLPLDKNYRLTRNFVDRLDDDNFQGNRRPSGSDAYRARLLRNGRFQCLDCPAASSSDNENNDNSSADNNDSSDDNSDDNSDDNSDGVRLNYGGAPSFDTDLNSYGSGRRSFSETDFTRVNVVGGYRVVVRHGNAFKIEAGGNQDELNDLRVSRDGNTLEIKPRDTSLFGKDWDRDQEKVLIRIEMPAVESLELAGGIQADLGGFDRQDRLRVQQAGVSHLRLNGNYGTLKLSLAGPCRTTATGHADDLSFDAAGAAELAGANLQTRTAHVSLVGGCKARLNVSETLSGETVGGSEVAYSGNPKSVKVSAIGGSSFHRL; from the coding sequence ATGAAAAAGAACATCAGCATCAACTTGCAGGGCCTCATCTTCCACATCGAAGAAGACGGCTACGAAGTACTCGGCCGCTACCTGGCCGAAGTGAAAGCCCACTTCGCCAGCTTCCGCGGCCACCAGGACATTGTGGCCGACATCGAGGGCCGCATCGCCGAAATTTTCAGCGCCCGCCTCTCGGCCGCCAAGCAAGTCATCACCTTAGAAGACGTGGAGGCCATGACGGCCAAAATGGGCCGGGTGAGCGACTTCGCCTCGGACCTCGACGAGGACGACGACGTTGAAACGGCCGGCACCTTTGCTGGGGCCCCCACGGCCGGTGCCTACGCCGGCAGCGCCGCTGGCCCCGCCGCCGCGGCCGCCGACGGGGCCCCCAAGCGCCTGTTTCGCGACATGGCCCACCGCAAAATTGCGGGCGTGGCCGCCGGCCTGGCCCAGTACTTCGCCATCAACCCGCTGTGGGTACGCTTGGCCTTCGTGGCGCTGGCGCTCTTCAAACCGGCCTTGCACATCGGCCACACCATGGACTTCGATAACCCGGTGAATTTCTCGGGCTTCGCCGTGCTGCTCTACGTTATTCTGTGGGTGCTGCTGCCCAAGCGCTACGACGCCCCCAACCCCGACGACATCGCGCCCGGCACGGGGCCCCTGGCCGGCCGGCGCTTGTTTCGCGACACCGATACGGGCAAAATCGGGGGCGTGGCCGCCGGCCTGGCCTACTACTTCAACCTCGACGTGACGCTGGTGCGGGTGGTATTGCTGGCGGGCCTGTTTGCGGGCGGCTTTACGCTCATCCTCTACCTCATCCTGTGGGTGGTGGCCCCCGAAGCCAAAACGGTGTCGGAAAAAATGCAGATGCGCGGCGAGGGCGTGACCCTCTCCGGCATCGACAACAACCTGCGCGCCACAGCACTCGACGCCGACGGCAACCCCGTGGCCACCGCCCCCAACCGCCCGGTGGGCGCGTTTCTGGAAGGCGCGGCCCGCGGGGCCCGGCCGGCCGTGAGCTTCCTGGGCACCCTGATTCGGTGGGGCGTGGGGGCCCTGCTCATCTTCACGGGGGGCAGCATGCTGCTCAGCTTGTTTACCATGCTGGGCGTGGTGGCGGGCCTGCTGCCGTCGGCCTCGGTGCGCGGCAACGGGTGGGGTGGCCTGCATTACGACAACGGCAGCAGCGCCCAGGGCTTTGCCGCGGTGCTGCACAACGTGCAGCCCTGGGCCGGCGTGGCGGCGCTGCTGGCGGTAGGCATTCCGGTGCTGGCGCTGGTGCTGCTGGGGCTGCGGCTCATCCTGCGCCGCTCGGTGCTGGGGCGCCTGGGGGGCCTCTCGCTGCTGGGCCTGTGGCTGGTGGGCGTGGCGGGCACGGCCGTGGCCGGCGGCCAGTTGGCCCGCGAGTTCCGCACCCGCGGCAGCGTAACGACGACCCGCCCGCTGGCCCCCGTGCCCGGCCGCAGCCTGGTACTGGCCATGCGAAGCGGCGACGACGAAGACGGCGACGAGTTTTTCGAAAGCGTGGACGTGAACATTGCGCCGGCCGATAGCGGCCGGACGCCGTTCATCGAGCAGGAAGTGCGGGCCCGGGGCGCTTCGGCGGCCGCCGCCCGCCAGATGGCCACCTCCTCGGTGCACTACAGCTTTACCCAGCAGGATTCGGTGCTAACGCTTGACCAGGGCTTCACGCTCACCAACGACGCGCCCTTCCGCAACCAGAAGGTGACGCTGACGCTGCACCTGCCACTTGATAAAAACTACCGCCTGACCAGGAACTTCGTGGACCGCCTCGATGACGACAACTTCCAGGGCAACCGCCGGCCCAGCGGCAGCGACGCCTACCGCGCCCGCCTGCTGCGCAACGGCCGCTTCCAGTGCCTCGACTGCCCCGCGGCATCGAGCAGCGATAACGAAAATAACGACAACAGCAGCGCCGACAATAACGACAGCAGCGACGATAACAGCGACGACAACAGCGACGACAACAGCGACGGCGTGCGCCTCAACTACGGCGGGGCCCCCAGCTTCGACACTGACCTGAACAGCTACGGCAGCGGCCGCCGCTCGTTCAGCGAGACGGACTTTACCCGGGTGAACGTGGTGGGTGGCTACCGCGTGGTGGTGCGCCACGGCAACGCCTTCAAGATTGAAGCCGGCGGCAACCAAGACGAGCTGAACGACCTGCGGGTGTCGCGCGACGGCAACACGCTGGAAATCAAACCCCGCGACACCTCGCTCTTCGGCAAAGACTGGGACCGTGACCAGGAGAAAGTACTCATCCGCATCGAAATGCCCGCCGTGGAAAGCCTGGAGCTGGCCGGCGGCATCCAGGCCGACCTCGGCGGCTTCGACCGCCAGGACCGCCTGCGGGTGCAGCAGGCCGGCGTGAGCCACCTGCGCCTCAACGGCAACTACGGCACCCTGAAGCTGTCGCTGGCCGGGCCCTGCCGCACCACCGCTACCGGCCACGCCGACGACCTCTCCTTCGACGCCGCCGGGGCCGCCGAGCTGGCCGGCGCCAACCTCCAAACCCGCACCGCCCACGTCAGCCTGGTCGGAGGCTGCAAAGCCCGCCTCAACGTGAGCGAAACCCTCTCGGGCGAAACCGTGGGCGGCAGCGAGGTAGCCTACAGCGGCAACCCCAAAAGCGTGAAGGTGAGCGCCATCGGCGGCTCCAGCTTCCACCGGCTATAG
- a CDS encoding PorV/PorQ family protein → MTQRYAAARRWLGALALGALALPAAAQSTTAPKYSNDFLNVGVGARSLGMGKVQTALADDATAGYWNPAGLANQTHKYDGVLMHSELFSGIVKNDYAAFSMPLDKESTVGVSIMRLGVDNIADTRNLINEYGYIDYSRITYFSVADYAMLLSYARKIGQVEGLSVGANAKLIYRNVGNYANAYGFGVDLGVQYNYKGWKLGLAARDVTTTFTAWSINADQYQKGPNSAVANGTDPVPANRNEVTLPRLVLGAGRQFKLPQQFTALVSTDLEVTTDGKRNTLIASGPVSINPRAGVELGYKNLVFLRGGVGDFQQITDFSGNKVQKGQYSLGAGVAISGLRVDLALSRLAVEALGQSLQTNSLIVSLGYGFK, encoded by the coding sequence ATGACTCAACGCTACGCCGCCGCCCGGCGGTGGCTGGGGGCCCTGGCCCTCGGGGCCCTGGCCCTGCCCGCCGCCGCCCAAAGCACCACCGCGCCCAAGTACAGCAACGACTTCCTAAACGTAGGCGTGGGTGCCCGGTCATTAGGCATGGGCAAGGTGCAAACAGCCTTGGCCGACGACGCCACCGCCGGCTACTGGAACCCGGCCGGCCTGGCCAACCAAACTCACAAGTACGACGGCGTGCTAATGCACTCCGAGCTGTTCTCGGGCATCGTGAAGAACGACTATGCCGCATTCTCGATGCCGCTCGACAAGGAAAGTACCGTCGGCGTGAGCATCATGCGCCTGGGCGTAGACAATATCGCCGATACGCGCAATCTCATCAATGAGTACGGCTACATCGACTACAGCAGAATTACTTACTTCTCGGTGGCTGACTACGCCATGCTGCTGTCCTACGCGCGCAAAATTGGGCAGGTAGAGGGCCTGAGCGTTGGGGCCAACGCCAAGCTGATTTACCGCAACGTGGGCAACTATGCCAATGCCTACGGCTTCGGCGTCGACCTGGGCGTGCAGTACAACTACAAGGGTTGGAAACTGGGCTTAGCAGCCCGCGACGTAACCACTACATTCACCGCCTGGAGCATCAACGCCGACCAGTACCAGAAGGGCCCCAACAGCGCCGTTGCCAACGGGACGGACCCCGTGCCCGCCAACCGCAACGAAGTCACACTGCCGCGCTTGGTGCTGGGTGCGGGCCGGCAGTTCAAGCTACCCCAACAGTTTACGGCCCTGGTGTCGACCGATTTGGAAGTTACCACCGACGGTAAGCGCAATACCCTTATTGCCAGTGGGCCGGTAAGTATTAACCCGCGCGCCGGCGTGGAGCTGGGCTACAAAAACCTGGTATTTCTGCGCGGGGGCGTCGGCGACTTTCAACAGATTACTGACTTCAGTGGCAATAAGGTACAGAAGGGCCAGTACAGCCTGGGGGCCGGCGTGGCCATCAGCGGCCTGCGCGTGGACCTGGCCCTCTCGCGCCTGGCGGTGGAGGCCCTGGGCCAAAGCTTACAAACCAACTCGCTGATTGTGAGCCTGGGCTACGGCTTCAAATAA
- a CDS encoding PadR family transcriptional regulator — protein sequence MKLENTQVQMRKGILEFCILEIIARGEAYASDMLEELTAARMIVVEGTLYPLLTRLKNAALLDYTWKESTSGPPRKYYILTPAGAQFLQELRDTWEEMALSVGIIRQGRPPGDTR from the coding sequence ATGAAACTTGAAAACACCCAGGTGCAGATGCGCAAGGGCATCCTGGAGTTCTGCATCCTGGAAATAATTGCCCGCGGCGAGGCCTACGCCTCCGACATGCTGGAGGAGCTGACGGCGGCCCGCATGATTGTGGTGGAGGGCACGCTCTACCCGCTGCTCACGCGCCTCAAAAACGCGGCGCTGCTCGATTATACTTGGAAAGAGAGCACCAGCGGCCCGCCCCGCAAGTACTACATCCTCACCCCGGCCGGGGCGCAGTTTCTGCAGGAGCTGCGCGACACGTGGGAGGAAATGGCCCTGTCCGTGGGCATCATCCGCCAGGGCCGGCCGCCCGGCGACACCCGCTGA
- a CDS encoding L-threonylcarbamoyladenylate synthase — translation MKFFQQEVDAAVDALLLQQVILYPTDTVWGLGCDAEVPPAVEKLYKLKGREAGKPSIVLVADLAMLARYAAQVPAGLEAALAAQTRPTTYILPASRAVAPGLVGPDGTVGLRIVHDEFCFKVVRRLGHGLVSTSANKPGEPAPAVYSEIDPALLHGADHVVNWRRDDATRVAPSRVVRLGAGGALEVVRE, via the coding sequence ATGAAGTTCTTCCAGCAAGAAGTAGACGCCGCCGTCGATGCACTGCTGCTCCAGCAAGTCATTCTGTACCCCACTGATACCGTGTGGGGCCTGGGCTGCGACGCCGAAGTGCCGCCCGCCGTCGAGAAATTGTACAAACTGAAGGGCCGCGAGGCCGGCAAGCCCAGCATCGTACTGGTGGCCGACCTGGCCATGCTGGCCCGTTACGCCGCCCAGGTGCCCGCCGGGCTGGAAGCCGCCCTGGCCGCCCAAACCCGCCCCACTACCTACATCCTGCCCGCCAGCCGCGCCGTGGCTCCCGGCTTAGTGGGCCCCGACGGCACGGTGGGCCTGCGCATTGTGCACGACGAGTTTTGCTTCAAAGTAGTGCGCCGGCTGGGCCACGGACTGGTGTCCACGTCGGCCAACAAGCCCGGCGAGCCGGCCCCCGCCGTGTACAGCGAAATTGACCCCGCTCTGCTACATGGCGCCGACCACGTGGTGAACTGGCGGCGCGACGACGCGACCCGCGTGGCCCCCTCGCGGGTGGTGCGCCTGGGGGCCGGCGGGGCCCTGGAAGTGGTGCGCGAGTAG